CGGTGTGGCGTGGAATCCTGAATTAAAAAAGGTTTTGTTAATTCATGTTTCCAATTTGTCGGGATCTCAGGTGTGGACGTTTCCCAAAGGACATCCGGAATCAGGCGAATCCGATGAAGAGGCGGCGCTCAGGGAGGTTCGGGAGGAAACCGGTTACCATTGCCGAGTATTGCGAAAAATCACCGATGTCCATTACACCTACACGCACAAACAAATCATCTTCGAG
This genomic stretch from Elusimicrobiota bacterium harbors:
- the ndx1 gene encoding Diadenosine hexaphosphate hydrolase, which translates into the protein MKPHEIKKDFSAGGVAWNPELKKVLLIHVSNLSGSQVWTFPKGHPESGESDEEAALREVREETGYHCRVLRKITDVHYTYTHKQIIFEKTVRWFLMLALEKGGSFDPKEVMAIQWASLAEAQALVSYGSDKELLKQTSLLL